A region from the Andrena cerasifolii isolate SP2316 chromosome 11, iyAndCera1_principal, whole genome shotgun sequence genome encodes:
- the LOC143374651 gene encoding uncharacterized protein LOC143374651 isoform X5 codes for MNAADYYGLDELRRACAGFVQCCITVDTVCALLSSAERYIQYKCTKSFVQKVLEFVDEHGNEILNLGSFTLLPQHVVRLILAREELRADEFSKFQAALMWSKKYCDSNENTRLMDVIGTFLEYIQFYKIPTNVLMKEIYPLDLVPSEIIMNALAYQADPTSVDPGKLSPHRVRRQGRSMSVQSSLDPYGSNTTLSSIGSDAGSGQKQHSGKSSAGEQETPREQQRQLRAQKQRDEEDLQRQIDQRSQLQQQRQQQESRRQQQEEEARKQREGDELRKQQEKDAQRDQQEEELKKQQMEKGAMDEVQKEQLKKQEEEEESSKQEDRLQGHPQEVTKKQLEQELKVEVEKQQDEGSKKQQEEGSKKQQEEGSKKQQEEGSKKQQEEGSKKQQEEGSKKQQEEGSKKQQEEGSKKQQEDGSKKQQEEGSKKQQEDGSKKQHEDLVLVEGQQKERQEKEAKEQQQEKELKEQHQEEDLNGREQDEGLQKEELKKQEEENLQDARQDEDLKAEQQKKELGSQQREEEMQKQQKEVLKEQQQEHGEPKEQQFEQEYKEQQEPEAKKEEHEKTQDSGLQVQLEPEKQFTEESDEQRELREENQRQLQLEQLRDYLRLQEEIFLQRQEQELERRIWERRCEEQLEAPEPQQLQLCLEGRKPSAEEAELQQQRNQLQSVEEEKVQVQESELRKQEQDERPQEQEITAPVGTVSGFYIRLVVRQEGRANLVWLLKTHIF; via the exons ATGAACGCTGCTGATTACTACGGATTGGACGAGCTTAGGAGAGCTTGCGCTGGATTCGTTCAGTGTTGCATTACAGTCGACACTGTCTGCGCTTTACTTTCATCGGCTGAACGATATATTCAGTACAAATGCacgaaatccttcgttcaaaag GTGCTGGAATTTGTTGACGAACATGGCAACGAAATATTGAATCTAGGATCCTTCACTTTGCTCCCTCAGCACGTGGTTCGTTTAATCCTGGCGAGAGAGGAACTGCGCGCTGATGAGTTTTCCAAGTTCCAA GCGGCCCTGATGTGGAGCAAGAAGTATTGCGACAGCAACGAGAACACGCGTCTGATGGATGTGATCGGCACCTTCCTGGAGTATATTCAATTCTACAAAATCCCTACGAACGTTCTAATGAAAGAGATTTATCCTTTAGACCTGGTACCGTCTGAAATTATTATGAACGCCTTGGCCTATCAG GCAGACCCAACCAGTGTCGACCCAGGGAAGCTGTCTCCCCACAGAGTGAGGCGACAGGGTCGCAGCATGTCGGTGCAGTCCTCGCTGGACCCGTACGGTAGCAACACGACATTGAGCTCGATTGGTTCCGACGCTGGCTCCGGTCAGAAGCAGCATTCAG GTAAAAGCAGCGCAGGGGAGCAGGAAACGCCTCGCGAGCAACAACGGCAGCTGAGAGCGCAGAAGCAGCGGGACGAAGAGGACCTGCAACGGCAGATCGACCAGCGGAGCCAGCTGCAGCAGCAGCGGCAGCAACAGGAATCGAGGAGGCAACAGCAGGAAGAGGAGGCGAGGAAACAGCGGGAGGGTGATGAGTTGAGGAAGCAGCAGGAGAAAGATGCGCAAAGGGATCAGCAAGAGGAGGAATTGAAGAAACAGCAGATGGAAAAGGGAGCGATGGACGAGGTGCAGAAGGAGCAGCTGAAGAagcaggaagaggaggaagagtcgAGCAAGCAAGAGGACCGGTTGCAGGGACATCCGCAAGAGGTGACGAAGAAACAACTGGAGCAGGAACTGAAGGTTGAAGTGGAGAAGCAGCAAGATGAAGGTTCAAAGAAGCagcaagaggaaggttcaaagaAGCAGCAAGAGGAAGGTTCGAAGAAGCagcaagaggaaggttcaaagaAGCagcaagaggaaggttcaaagaAGCagcaagaggaaggttcaaagaAGCAGCAAGAGGAAGGTTCGAAGAAGCagcaagaggaaggttcaaagaAGCAGCAAGAGGATGGTTCAAAGAAGCagcaagaggaaggttcaaagaAGCAGCAAGAGGATGGTTCAAAGAAGCAACATGAAGATCTGGTGTTAGTGGAAGGGCAGCAGAAGGAGAGGCAAGAAAAAGAAGCGAAGGAGCAACAGCAGGAGAAGGAATTAAAGGAACAACATCAAGAGGAGGACCTCAATGGACGCGAGCAAGACGAAGGGCTGCAGAAAGAGGAATTGAAGAAACAGGAAGAGGAGAATTTACAAGACGCTCGGCAGGATGAGGATCTGAAGGCAGAACAGCAGAAGAAGGAATTAGGAAGTCAACAGCGAGAAGAAGAAATGCAAAAGCAACAAAAGGAGGTTCTTAAAGAACAGCAGCAGGAGCATGGAGAACCAAAGGAACAGCAATTTGAGCAGGAATATAAAGAGCAGCAAGAACCAGAGGCTAAGAAGGAGGAACATGAAAAGACACAGGACTCAGGTTTGCAGGTCCAGCTGGAGCCAGAGAAACAGTTTACAGAAGAAAGCGATGAACAGCGAGAGCTGCGCGAAGAGAACCAGCGACAGTTACAGTTAGAGCAGTTGAGGGACTACCTACGATTGCAAGAGGAAATATTCTTACAGAGGCAAGAGCAAGAGCTGGAACGAAGAATCTGGGAAAGACGTTGCGAGGAGCAGCTGGAAGCTCCTGAACCACAGCAGCTGCAGCTATGTCTGGAAGGTCGAAAGCCTAGCGCAGAGGAAGCAGAGCTACAGCAACAACGAAACCAACTGCAGAGTGTGGAAGAGGAAAAGGTCCAGGTACAAGAATCAGAGTTGAGGAAGCAGGAACAGGACGAACGACCACAGGAGCAAGAGATCACTGCTCCTGTAGGAACTGTGAGTGGCTTTTACATCAGGTTGGTGGTGAGACAAGAGGGTCGTGCGAATTTGGTCTGGCTCCTTAAAACGCACATTTTCTAA